A window of Candidatus Woesearchaeota archaeon genomic DNA:
ATTATATCCCAAAAAGAAAATATTGAAGAGTAATTTGAATCAGTTTCTCGTCTTATTTTTGAGTGGTGAACTCTGTGATGATTCGGCGTTACAATAATCAGTCTAAGCGAAGAATCAAGTCTTTTAGGTAAATTAATATTGGAATGATGAAATATTATTACAGGCAATAAAATGCTCTCATAGAAGAGCAGTTGGTCCATACTCATTCCAAGTAAAGGAATCACTAACAATCTTGCAATACTTGAAAAAACTATTTCAATTGTGTGAAACCTAAAAGCAGATGTTGAGTCCATTAAAGTGTCTGTATGGTGAGCTTGATGAAATTTCCAAAAAAAGGGAATTACATGATTAAGTCTGTGCCACCAATACATCCAAAGATCAAAAAGAAGCAAAGCGAGAAGAA
This region includes:
- a CDS encoding sterol desaturase family protein; the encoded protein is MIKEVIVIVSLIFFFVAEHVFPFFSQRSYKTLFKHDIKNIFIGLINAVVVAAFFVALWQKVSVSSFAQNFGLLNLLGTKFDVFAQGSVASLLLALLLFDLWMYWWHRLNHVIPFFWKFHQAHHTDTLMDSTSAFRFHTIEIVFSSIARLLVIPLLGMSMDQLLFYESILLPVIIFHHSNINLPKRLDSSLRLIIVTPNHHRVHHSKIRRETDSNYSSIFSFWDI